The nucleotide sequence TTAGCGGTGACCTTACCTCCGTATTCAGACCTTATAATGGGGAAGACATCAATTTACCGGAGTGGTTAGACAGAAACCAGCATGTGCAGCAGATATTCAATGCCCAGTTTAAGGACTTACCCAAAAACTTTGCTACCCTTTCAGAGGAAGAAGCCAGGGAAGTTGGGAAAAATCCTGAGGGCAGTGATATTTTGCCAAAGCAAGAGCAGGGAACAAAGCCTTCCAATGCTCTAAAATATGAGCTATATGCTGATGGGAAATTGAGTAAAGACGGGAAGCATTTTGTTATTCGGTTTAAGGCTGCCCAAGAACTGTTTGGAGAGGAAGCTTTAGGTGCTCCATTTAATGTATATGCTCCCGGCAATTATTGGGATAAGGAAAAAGCAGCCTTTGAGCCAGTGAGAACCTGGGCATTTGCGGTGAAATCTGGTGATGAATTGGAATATCAGTGGCCACTGGAGGCTTTTGAGGCAGGTGAGTATCACCTGAGGGTTTATGGGCCTAATGGATATTACAGAGAGTTTATGGGCAATGCCCAAGGACCAAGAGTGAGCATCAGTTGTGAACCTATCAAAAAACGAAAGGAAATCACAGACAGTCTTAAAATCACCGTAAATAACATCAGTGGGCTACAATCGCTGAACTTAAGACTGGCGGATGATTCTTATCAGAAACTGGAGAAAACCTTCACTGTTCAGCCTGACTCATCAGAAAGCTTCACTTTGGATATTTCCAAGAACCAAGGCTGGTATGACTTTAAACTTGATGTACCGGGCTTGGATAATTTCGGAATTCGGTATGCAGGAAGATTGGAGACAGGCAAGGATAGTATTTCTGATCCACTAATGGGAAGAGTAATTTAGTAGCTAGTCAATATATTGGGTCTTGAGTATTGGACAGTGTCAATTGTTCTCAATACTCAGGACTAATATAGCATTCCATCAGAATTCCCTACATTTGGGATAAAATTTTAGAAAATGGCAAATAAGATTATTTATTCAAAGGAAGCTCCAGCACCAATAGGGCCTTATAGTCAGGCGGTTCAAGCTGGCAATACACTGTTTGTATCTGGCCAAATTGCGCTTGATGCGGCAACAGGTGAGTTGATCAACGAAAACATCACAGAGGAAACCCATGCAGTCATGAAAAATCTGGATGCAATACTGACGGAATCTGGCTATAGTTTTGGTGATGTCGTAAAATGTTCTATTTTTATTAAGAACATGGATGATTTTGGTACCATTAATGAAGCTTATGGTCAATACTTCAAGTCCAACCCGCCGGCTAGGGAGACTGTGGAGGTAAGTAGATTACCCAAAGACGTACAGGTAGAAATCTCCTGTATTGCAATAAAATCTTAAATAACCTGAGGAGGCAGGAATAAATGTTCCAGTACTTGCCCCGCCATACAGAAGTGTTGGTTTCCTCCCTAACTTGTGAGGAAGTCATCACTCGTTTACATACTGTAACCCAAGAAGTAGATTATCTTTCCCAAACATCATTAGAGTCTATTGATGGGCAAATTTTTAATGGTAGCATTAAGGAAGATTCTTTCAGGCTTTCCAAGGTACTGACCAAGGCGGATAGCTTTATTCCTTTAATCAAAGGGAAAATAGAGCCTACCGGTTCAGGTTGTATTATATTTTTGGATTTTAGCCTATTTCCAGGCTCTGCATTTTTTATCATATTTTGGTCGGTGATCACCTTGGCCATGGGGATCTTTTTTGTATTTGCAGCCGATAGGCCTTTATTGGCCATACTGAGTTTGGCTGTAGGTTTGGGGAATATCCTTTTTGCCTGGTCATATTTTAAGCGCAAGGTAAAAGAGTCCCAGAAAATTTTTCACGAAATGCTGAGTTTGCAAAAAAACAGTTGATTTTAAAGGACAAAATTACCCTTCATTTATGGTTTTTGAGCCTCAGGTAGTAATTTAGGGGCACCGTAAACAGGCCGCTGCTTGAAATGTAACTTGCTGCTCAGTTTTAGGATTTTTGATTAGAATCAATGCTTACTAAATCCCTGAAACTGGAGATGATAAAAGCTTAATCAGAACGATGATTTTGGAATTTGAGGTTCTCCCGAAACTAGTTTGGGACAGACTTTATGATTGTTAAAAACAAATTATTAACTCATGAAATATAGAATAGAAAAAGACACCATGGGTCCGGTGGAAGTCCCTGCGGACAAATACTGGGGAGCGCAGACCCAAAGATCCATCAATAACTTTAAAATTGGTGGTGAGCGTAACCGAATGCCTTTAGAAATTACCCATGCCTTTGCCATCCTTAAGAAGTCAGCAGCCCTGACC is from Echinicola marina and encodes:
- a CDS encoding RidA family protein → MANKIIYSKEAPAPIGPYSQAVQAGNTLFVSGQIALDAATGELINENITEETHAVMKNLDAILTESGYSFGDVVKCSIFIKNMDDFGTINEAYGQYFKSNPPARETVEVSRLPKDVQVEISCIAIKS
- a CDS encoding ATP synthase subunit B family protein, with the translated sequence MPRHTEVLVSSLTCEEVITRLHTVTQEVDYLSQTSLESIDGQIFNGSIKEDSFRLSKVLTKADSFIPLIKGKIEPTGSGCIIFLDFSLFPGSAFFIIFWSVITLAMGIFFVFAADRPLLAILSLAVGLGNILFAWSYFKRKVKESQKIFHEMLSLQKNS